TATATTGTTATCAGCAAAACTGGATACCAATCTTTTAGTATCTTGGATGTGAGATCTTCTGCTATGAAACCAGGAAATATGGAAAGAGTCACGATATAAATCATGAGAATTCCAAAAGCTGGCCATCGGATTTTTCTTGCTACAGCCCAAAATTCTGGCTTTGGACACAATGAATCATCTGGAGTAAGTTTGTAATATTGTTCCATAACTGGTAGTTTGTATAACAAGTTGCAAGAGAGAGTGCAGCACAGCAGAATGATGGCACTAACTATAAAGTAGAAGTGGGCACTCGTTTGGAGACCTTGAGGATTCTGGGGGAGTGATGCCTTTGTTATAATCCTCAAGATGGAAATGAGAACACCTGTTACAAGGAATTGATGTTGTCAGAGGATCCGAGTGTGATTCTTTGAGTTGTCTAAACAAATATTGCTTGACCAGAGAAGCTTTGCTTTTCACCCACCTACTTCTAACAGGCAAAATAAAGTTCAAGCAAGACAACTAACATGAATGTTCCATCTTCTCCTAAAACAATCTGCCAAAAAGTAGGCAATTTGAAACCAACTTCAGGGAGGAAGTGGCAATTCAATGAGGCTCTAATACTCTGCAATATCAAAACTCTTGAAATTCAGAAATCACTTGATGCTCCACTTGGCATGAAACTGTTCATGTCTTTCCAGAAGTTATGTTGTGCCAAATAAGTCCTCGTTGGCAatgattggaaaaataaaagcgTGCTATTGCTGGAAATGGCTGcttattctaattaatataaggAAAATAGTGAAGGTTTGTGCCTTGATATAACTTCTAGGAAGTGCATCCATAACTTTTGGCCCtaaaaagaaggggaaaaaaaatagtcCCCTTAGGATGCTATTTATCTTCCTCAAACTCTCTCCAACAGTAGAAATTTTTAATGAACGAATAGGTAGGTTGGTTCTAATTCATACTTTGGAAAGAGAGAATACTCTTCATCATATTTAGAACTTAATTGTTGAATCATGGAAGAAATGAGAAGGGAAGTTAGAAGCTGCAGTATTATGTAATACCTGAAGAGGCAGTTCCTGCAAAAACAGCCTGCATGTACTGTTTCGGAAGCTTTCCAGCTGCTCCTATCAAACTTCCTCCTATCAAGCCATCAGCTACACCACAAACCACAACTGATGCAACCGTCACACCATAGGCTCCACTTGAACTCCCTTTTGGCCCACTGCTGCTCCAAGACCAGTCGATTACAGGAACCACCATTAGAGAGAGTATAAACATGCAAAATCCCATGTTCATTCTCAATCTGTAACTTAACTGCTTGCTCCAACCACCCCAGCTCATGACTATTACTAGAACTAGCACCGAAGAGCTCATGTAAGCTACAGAAAAGACCTTCTCAATGTGCTTGGTTGGATAGAGATAGCCAAAGTAATCAATAGCTGTGATGAAAGCATTCCATGGAAGCAAATTACCAGCACCAAGCAAAAAATGGATTATATAAGCAATCTTGAAGGTGTCTCTTGGTTCAGGATGATCCGCAGATCCTTTCTCACCTTCCATTTTTTGCATTCTTGCAGTCATCTAATTACTAATAGTCTCGGTTGGAACTTAAGGTTAATATAGGCGGAAACCAAATGTAGCGAATTTGTGATATGTGATGTTGATtagaaaggcataaacaagctGAGCTGATACAACAAACTCTGCCTACACACTTAGAAAATGCTACCAACTACTAAATTTAACTTCCTGCATAAGCCAGTAGGCCTAGTTGACAGCTCTAAATGTTTCCCCCCCCAGATTTGATTGATGGACTGCTTATGGAATCAATGGGGCTAAGAATTATGCAGTGTGGGGACATAAACGGATGGGTGGTGTTAGAAGTACCTTTAAGTGCACTACCAGCACATGGTGTAGGCTTGCTGGGAATGTGTGATATAGCCAGAATCTAACAAGAAATGTTAGCTGGTTACTTGCCAATAATCTATAACCATTGAGTTCTAGCAACTGCTGGGTCCATTTGAAGTCAGATCACAAGTCTTTTCCAGAGTTTCAACATCTTCCTTCAGATGTTTTCACAAGTTGCGGGACAATCATTTGTTAATTAGAGGGGAGAATCCAATATCAACTCATTTGCTAATTTGATGTTAAGGAATTTAATCTGAAGTTAACACTCGTAGAAAGTCTTTAACAATGCAAGATTTGATTGTTCTTCGATTAGTATCTCTAAAGGGCTTTCACTAGCTAGCGCCAAACTGGTCCTATCAGAGGTGTGGTGCCCTGAAGTGAAAGGTAACTCCTTTCGGTGTGAATTTGGTCCTCTATTGATTAGAGCATGCGGAACTTGATTCTGTCCTCATATGTTAAGAGATGTTCAGTACTGTAGATATTGATCACCTCCTCCCCTCTTTGACTTCTGTCGATGCTTGTATTATTATCTGCAATTATTTATTCCTTCCTTAGCTCTCTTCTCTTTGTTCTGTTACTTTATGTTGACAGGTGGATGGATTATCAGCAGCCCACCATCGtgcttgtgaaaatttaaaacaaaaaaatattattgataatttgatagattatacTTCATTTATATAGAGTTTATATAATCAAACAAGcaagaaattttaatataataaattatacaaagcacttattaaattattgaaataattctATGATTGTATTAAGTTGTttaattctttgatttctttttttattaattattagaaaacaatcaataatatttatcttatttatttcctATATAAACACACCTCCCCAAACCCATCATAATTTTAATCTCTAtaagtttgatatatatatcaacaCCATTCTATTGTTATTATAAACCTTTGATCACCGTCAATAAATAACTTTGATTGgttaataaatgaattttaCGTTAAATTTATTACATGCTTGCaatctttaaaacattatgaGTAAACAATTATGTGTTGTGAATCAAACTCAAAGTCAAACTTCAATGATTTGCTACTTTAAGTAATGCTTTGAATAAGAAAGAAATATCATGAAAAGCATAATGATagtttttcataataatattattttaaataatagagGTTTAAAGGATAATAATTGATAAATCATGAGTTGATGTATCATTCAAAGAAATATATGAAGATTATGTTATGATGAATTATTGACTTGAATAATGTGAATGTTTTTTTGCctcttcaaaatttattttcaatctcaATGATGGAGACAAAAAAGGAAGAATAGTAATGGCTATggcattaaaagaaactaaaagaactGCTAGTGAGTGTTATTGTTGCGCGATTATTGTTTATTCTCTCACATATTAATATAGATTAgagtaatgaatttttttttaaaaaaaaatttatgtagtTCTTGAACTTTTATCTTGCACAATTGAGCTTAAATTTGCActcaattgaatattttttttgaggtaatattgaattgaaaaataaagaactgaagtgaaaaaaataaataaaatagatgatagttttaaaatttatttgaaaagctCATGTTAGTcctctatcttttttatttattaggtgGGTGActagttcttttaattttagataattcaatttaaataccaaacttcattttcctcaatttttagtttttttttatgagtagAGAAAAGAGGGTTCACTAGATTCCAGtgcaaagagaaaaatatcattacGATAATTTTAAccagaaaaacaattaatttttgtgCTAAATAATTTCATATGAGAGATGAGTTCaaattaaaggttttttttttatcttgaaagtgtttaaaaaatatatctgaaCTAGggaaaaatttttatttgaaattgattttgagttttgagactatttttaatgtttttagaggttataaattatttagcaagatttttgagattttttttaactgttttgaGATGaagatagatttttttaaaaaaaatatataaaaactttatttttccgGACATTACACTGactaaaatttgaaaagtttCAGTCAACGCGTcatctattttataaaataaacatgttgtCTATCTCATTAAccgaagagaaaaataaaaagttgtatTTATCAGCCTAGCCTTGTAGGCCGTGCACCGGTGTTATTTCGTGGGCATGACGCTTGGCCATGTTTAAAAATTGTCTGCGGTAATCGAAGAGAAGCATGTTATAGCAGAATTTTTagaatataaagaataaaaattatgatggCACCAATTATTTAGCTATACTCCATGATAGTTATTGACTTGACCTCCCTTGATGGACATGTGACCCTAAGCATCCAAGAATCAAGATGGTGATCATAATGTTTCccatattcaaaattaaaattaaaattaaaattaaaattaaaagggctTTTTATCTAACCACAGGCGGGaaagttgatatatatatatatatatatatatatatatatatatatatatatatatatagatgacaAAGACTAGCAACCTTCTTTAGTTTATCTATCGCTTTCTGTATATTAATAAAGACAAggagaaatacaaaaaaagggACTTGTAAAAGTGAagcaattttctttaaaatgggACCTCTATCGGACAttttgttgggtgggggttcTTTGTGGGATTTCTGTGATTTGCTTCTTATTTTCTTGTAGCATAAAATTACCAAATAGATGGCATGGATCgacttcaaatatatatagtgTGTGTGTGGGTGTTTGTCATCGTCATGCATGACTAACTTCTAGCAGTATATCCAATTAAACTTGATTACAAGTCGCCAAGTTAAgtgaacttgttttttttgctatttttgttttataagagTTCGAAAGAGTTTAGCCCATGCGAGAAGCAAATAGCTGTTCATATCCTTTCCATCCTTAATTTCATGCTTTGAATCTCAAATCTCCTAATGAAATCCCAGatgttttaggttttgttttgaaattgtaatagTGGTtatggtttaaagtgtttttttgtttagaaatacattaaaataatattttttattttcaacaaaatatttttaaaatcaacaaattaaaataatgaaaatatatataaaatttatttttaagtaaaataaatttaaaaattaaagaaggtaGTTTAAATCTTATTATCAAACGGACTCTAGCCCATTTAGATTATGTTTGGGGCTTGCTATTAGAATCATAGCCCAACTCATGACCAACATAGTCAATTCCTCCCTCACAAGCTCCTGTCAACTTACTCCTCGCACAAACCATCTTTTACTTCTACTATTCAAAGCACATAAAAGCAACAagaaaaacccataaaaacccCTATTATTATACTCCAATAATGACTCTTTGTTCTTCAATGACCTCTCGTTAACATAAATCAAAGACACCTAATCTCAGACAATGCTCATAATTCATGAAGAGGGACATTTGAAACTTACAACACTTAATTGAAACATATGTAATAATTGGAGGATGCTcaaaaaaggcataaaaacaaaacacagcAAGAAACAAAGCGTGGCCTTCCTTTCTTGTCAGTGAAACACACACACCGAAGAGTAAGACCAGACTCTCTCTGTACTTGAGTCAATTTCTACTTCCACTACTACCAGCCCACACAGAAAGAGAGGAACGAAACCAAATGGAAACCACAAACGACGTCGTCGGAGCCGAAACCGATGCTGGACGATCGAGGAGCTGGAGGTAAAGCAAAGTTAATATTCATGAGCAAAAAGTTCAAACTCTTAATCAAAATAGTTGAATTAAGGAATGTTGGGCTCTAAATTAAGTGTGCTGTTTGACTTGTTCCAAGCTCAGTCTAGTTGTTCgatatatttgaaaaacatgCTTGCTTTAACTTCCTTTTGCTGGAATCATTACGTTTCGTTCTAATTAGCTTGTAAGTTCTTAAGTGCTTTTGAATTTCTCTAGATGCAGAAAGACATGTGATGTTCTTGATGCAATTCACTCGCATGTTGAGTTTGTAAACAGCAAACCTCATTTCCAGTTTTTTCTCCCCTTCATGTCATGCTTTCTCTCATGCTACTATTTTTCAGTTTCGTTTGTGTTTTGGAGAGTCAGGTATTCTTGTAACAGCTTATCAGGGATAGCAATATATGTTTGCTATTTTGTTCTTTCGCTCCTTTTAAACTGGGATTGATTCGGATTTTAGAATATGAAGTTCAAGTGTTTATTCTCCATTTGTGATGTATTTTTGTAAGCATTTACGGGGAGAATATTATGATTGAATAGTGATGTATTCATGGACTGGTTGTACAACAGTGTAGTGTAACATAAGCTTTTGTTTGGGTTCTATAGCTTGTGGCTTTTCTTTGAATAATATAGACTCGCCGTTGGGAATTATTTCTTGCAGCATGTGGCATCCAGATCAACTGAGGCAGCTGGTACTAGCAGAGTAGCAGAAGTATCCAAGAGTGGATCTGCCTTTGAGGGCCATGAACAACATCGAAAAGTGGACATGTCTGATCATAATGGGCTTTCTGAAATCGAACAGCTAGTGAAGGACAGAAAATTTTCTAGGTAATGGTCATTTTGTGATCAAACATGGACTTTCTGGAACACTTTTGCTCCACCAACGCTAATGAACTGACATGTACCCTGGTTGTGATAATCTAAATATGAAAATTTCCAAGTTTTCTCTATCATTATGCAGGGATGAAATTAATCATTTGATGGAGATACTTCATTCAAGGGTTGTTGATTTTCCAAATGTTGAGCAAGAAAAGGAACACTTAAGCGTGATTGCTAGAGATGTTGGAAGGCCCGCTACTGCCATTGAATATTCAAGAAAGTCAACTGAAGAAAagcatgaaaatttgaaaaccGCTATTTGGGGAAAATCGATCCCTCTTGTCAAGTCAACTGTGAGTAGAACAAATCTCCACAACCAACTTGCATTTTCAATGCagcttgattttataaattgcaTACTATGTATATTAGCTGTGCAAGGCACATGCTTCACTCAATTCATATACTTTTTCATGCATATCAATCACTGAATTTTCATATATCAGGTAGGATACGTGCAAAAGATCATTCTTGAGATAGCGTATACATTACTTGGTTGCCTTTAGAACTTAGTCTTAATAAACATCTGCATGcacgcacacacacactaaTATAATCTATCTTTCCAGCATCCTGTTCGAATTAAGCCTTAAAGTAAATAACTTGACCAAACTCTGACTTTAGAAATTGTTATTGCACCTGCTTATGGGTGGGGGATAGGACATCAGTCCTTGACACTATTTTTGACAGCGGCATGGCTGTCCACTCACATCCTCCAAGGAagaagtttcatttttctttcattggACCAATTGGAAAGGTTTGTGAGGAAATCGCGAAAAAAAGAAAGCCAAGAATCTAAGTTCTATtcacatatacatacatacataaatTTATGCActtctatattttctttttctttcatattgcTAAAATGGTTTACTTTTGTACATGCACAAGTGAAGTGCACAAAATTGGATGCGTAttgtgttttcattttcttatatgtATGATTCTGGTATTTGTTTGTAGTCTCACAGCTGCCAGATGATGTTGGAGCCTCACCAATTGATATTGCAAGGGCTTATATGGTAAACCGAATATCAGAAGTAGGCTTTGGCTCTAAGAGTTTAAATACAAAAGATGAAGGGGCATTAATTCATGACAATCTGACTGCATTAAAGCCATTTTCGCCATCTCCTTCACCCAAGCCATCCACATGCTGGCCAAGTTGCCACGATACAGTATCAGCGTGGGTTTATGACTCCACAAAGTTAAAGAGAGATCTGGGCCTCGCGTTTTCCCCAGAACTCCTTATTCTAGAACTAGTTATTCAAAGTCTAAGTCCCAGGTATGTGGAGCAAAGTTTTCTTATGCCAATGGTGTTTTTTTTGGACATGTTTAATCACATGTAAATGACTGCTACACATCATCAGTTGCTTCATTTACAAGGTGATAATGATAGGCATGTGAACATGA
The Populus nigra chromosome 3, ddPopNigr1.1, whole genome shotgun sequence genome window above contains:
- the LOC133688650 gene encoding equilibrative nucleotide transporter 8-like, yielding MTARMQKMEGEKGSADHPEPRDTFKIAYIIHFLLGAGNLLPWNAFITAIDYFGYLYPTKHIEKVFSVAYMSSSVLVLVIVMSWGGWSKQLSYRLRMNMGFCMFILSLMVVPVIDWSWSSSGPKGSSSGAYGVTVASVVVCGVADGLIGGSLIGAAGKLPKQYMQAVFAGTASSGVLISILRIITKASLPQNPQGLQTSAHFYFIVSAIILLCCTLSCNLLYKLPVMEQYYKLTPDDSLCPKPEFWAVARKIRWPAFGILMIYIVTLSIFPGFIAEDLTSKILKDWYPVLLITIYNVADFTGKSLTAIYVLKSIKKATWVCILRLVFYPLFAACLNGPRWLKTEVTVAALTFMLGVTNGYLTSVLMILTPKSVSVSESELSAILMVVFLGIGLVGGSIIGWFWVI
- the LOC133689002 gene encoding uncharacterized protein LOC133689002, coding for MSDHNGLSEIEQLVKDRKFSRDEINHLMEILHSRVVDFPNVEQEKEHLSVIARDVGRPATAIEYSRKSTEEKHENLKTAIWGKSIPLVKSTSHSCQMMLEPHQLILQGLIW